A stretch of DNA from Longimicrobium sp.:
TGGTCGATCAGACGGCCGGCGCCGATCCCCTCCAGCTTCTGGAAGATCGAGCCGGCGCTCGGGTAGAGCCACAGGTCGGGGTGCTTGTCGTCGCGCCACTTGAGGTTCTCGCGGATCACCTCGCGCAGCTCCTCCTCGGGGCGCGGCTCCAGGCGGAAGGTCACGTCCAGCACCACGTCGCGGCGGTCGTGCAGCACGCTGTAGTCGTAGCCGAAGCGGAAGTACGCGCGGTCCACCTCCCGCACCTCGCCCTCCTCGCTCAGGATGGTGGCGCCCTCCACCACCTCCTCCACGAACATCGTCCGCTCGCGCTCGGGCGGCGGCGACAGGAAGTGCAGGTTCTGCCAGATCGCCCCGCCCACCGTGCTGGGGATCCCCACGTAGTGGTGCAGCCCGCCCAAGCCGCGCGACACCGTGGCCTGGATCAGGTCCGGGAACACCTTCGCCCCCGAGCCCGCGCGCACGCGGGTGCCGTCCAAAACTTCGATCCCCTCCGCCTCGTTGCGGATCACCAGCCCGCGGAAGCCCCCGTCGCCCACCAGGATGTTCGCCCCCACGCCCAGCAGGAAGAACGGCACGTCCAGCTCGCGCGCGGCCAGCACCGCGCCGGCCAGCTCGCCGGGGGTGCGGGCGCGGTAGAGCAGGTCCGCCGGGCCGCCGATCTTGAAAGTGGTGTACGGCGCCAGCGGCACGTCGCGCTCGATGCGCTCCGCCTCCAGC
This window harbors:
- the murB gene encoding UDP-N-acetylmuramate dehydrogenase, with protein sequence MPHANTLDLPIDELSARLEAERIERDVPLAPYTTFKIGGPADLLYRARTPGELAGAVLAARELDVPFFLLGVGANILVGDGGFRGLVIRNEAEGIEVLDGTRVRAGSGAKVFPDLIQATVSRGLGGLHHYVGIPSTVGGAIWQNLHFLSPPPERERTMFVEEVVEGATILSEEGEVREVDRAYFRFGYDYSVLHDRRDVVLDVTFRLEPRPEEELREVIRENLKWRDDKHPDLWLYPSAGSIFQKLEGIGAGRLIDQCGLKGYVHPSGRAQIFHKHANIIVNIGGARAADIRALIALAQETVKRELGHELKPEIGFIGEF